One window of Ictalurus punctatus breed USDA103 chromosome 22, Coco_2.0, whole genome shotgun sequence genomic DNA carries:
- the zcchc8 gene encoding zinc finger CCHC domain-containing protein 8, which produces MEVDFGDSELFEQFEADAPLAKHIRFTDDDDDDEEEEEAPDFRERIEACEETITQLKTENEELKRKLHFLSRPKGIGVVDSKVDGPLCQILFGNNSISKQYRQDIEDHIFSLIQQHQQSNGQRVSVSQPQPQNSSFVMEENHGGTTAASTGKNIRDAFCVVGSVLYFTTFCLDKLGQPLLNENPQLTEGWDVPKYQQVFAQIVALEGQEVQIKEKRPKPCCFNCGVDDHQLRDCPKPKDMARINAKRKEFAQVNQGNVQSNQRYHAEELEERFLKYKPGVVSKELSDALGIVANTLPPFIYRMRELGYPPGWLKEAEMENSGLMLYDGKASGEDASNGPDQSVSYDVSKLVDFPGFNVSAPSNVRDEYRSFGSIPMQPQHWKPTFAAQLSDMLPEPDSKCMKRCHEPELTPEQTKKRRSNSDLCSDMDTDSDHDTPKRDRFDDFQFQPPLPPDSPRISTPPPLPLGTPPVTPTPPLPKGTPPPTPPTNAGSPVLSGRSGAMGEESEDGLTLEELEEQQRLLWAALESADTGNSDSDTGATGTPGTGSPHVSLLAEPGAELEEGAQESESKDEEPSDNDCELSSTPASLVEGHVSSAEEDKSSNGQVNDAFNEDTGVESSDELIVLDEITQGNDSDPEKNRMSEDAEEKGTPVSDAQAVEDNEEAVAKKIPGVPHRSKFAEGIIPFEDTPEFTEVAEATGVYLRIRSLLKESPRNQAKNKKLSS; this is translated from the exons atggaggtggattTCGGCGACAGTGAGCTGTTCGAGCAGTTCGAAGCAGACGCTCCTCTCGCCAAGCACATCAGGtttactgatgatgatgatgatgatgaagaagaagaagaagctccGGATTTCCGGGAGAGGATCGAGGCGTGTGAGGAGACCATCACCCAGCTGAAAACGGAGA ATGAGGAACTGAAGCggaaattacattttttgagTCGTCCTAA AGGGATCGGAGTCGTCGATTCCAAAGTCGATGGTCCGCTCTGCCAGATTCTCTTCGGAAACAACAGCATCTCGAA ACAGTACCGGCAAGACATCGAAGACCACATCTTCAGTCTGATCCAGCAGCACCAGCAGAGTAACGGCCAACGAGTGTCCGTGTCACAGCCCCAACCACAG AACTCAAGTTTTGTCATGGAGGAAAACCACGGAGGAACAACCGCGGCTTCAACAGGAAAGAACATTCGAGATGCTTTTTGT GTGGTGGGGAGTGTGTTGTACTTCACCACCTTCTGTCTGGATAAACTTGGTCAGCCCCTTCTGAACGAAAATCCCCAGCTGACAGAAGGCTGGGACGTTCCTAA GTACCAGCAGGTGTTTGCCCAGATCGTTGCTTTAGAGGGGCAGGAAGTGCAGATCAAGGAGAAGAG GCCAAAACCATGCTGCTTTAACTGCGGCGTCGACGACCACCAACTACGAGATTGTCCAAAg cccaaagacatggcACGAATCAACGCAAAGCGAAAAGAGTTTGCGCAAGTCAACCAGGGCAACGTTCAGAGTAACCAGCGGTACCATGCGGAGGAGTTGGAGGAGCGCTTCTTGAAGTACAAGCCAGGAGTCGTGAG TAAAGAGCTCTCGGACGCCCTCGGCATTGTCGCTAATACACTTCCGCCATTTATTTATCGCATGAGAGAGCTGGGATACCCACCTGGCTGGTTAAAGGAAGCCGAGATGGAAAACTCGGGCCTGATGCTCTACGACGGTAAAG CATCGGGAGAGGACGCCTCAAACGGCCCTGACCAAAGTGTGTCCTATGACGTCTCAAAGCTAGTGGATTTCCCTGGTTTTAATGTGTCTGCGCCCTCCAATGTTAGAGat gAGTACCGATCATTTGGTTCCATCCCAATGCAGCCTCAACACTGGAAGCCGACATTTGCTGCTCAGTTGTCTGATATGTTACCGGAG CCCGATTCCAAATGTATGAAAAGGTGCCACGAGCCTGAATTAACACCAGAGCAGACCAAGAAGCGGCGGTCAAATTCAGACCTCTGCTCAGATATGGACACAGACTCAG atCATGACACTCCCAAACGAGACAGATTTGATGATTTCCAGTTTCAGCCTCCACTTCCTCCAGATTCTCCGCGCATTAGTACACCTCCACCCTTACCTCTGGGAACCCCTCCGGTCACACCCACTCCACCTCTCCCTAAAGGCACGCCCCCTCCAACACCACCCACAAATGCGGGTTCTCCAGTTCTGTCCGGTCGAAGCGGAGCGATGGGGGAGGAGTCAGAGGACGGGCTGACATTAGAGGAGCTGGAGGAACAGCAGCGGCTGTTGTGGGCAGCGCTTGAGAGCGCCGACACTGGCAACAGTGACTCGGACACTGGGGCCACCGGCACGCCTGGCACGGGCTCGCCCCATGTGTCCCTGTTAGCCGAGCCTGGTGCCGAGTTAGAGGAGGGGGCGCAAGAATCCGAGTCAAAGGACGAGGAGCCCTCCGACAATGACTGTGAACTTTCAAGCACGCCAGCGTCGCTCGTCGAAGGACACGTAAGCAGTGCTGAAGAAGACAAAAGCAGCAACGGCCAGGTCAATGATGCTTTTAACGAAGACACGGGTGTGGAGTCTTCTGATGAGCTAATTGTTCTGGATGAGATTACTCAGGGTAACGATTCTGACCCTGAAAAGAACCGAATGAGTGAAGATGCGGAAGAAAAAGGCACGCCCGTGTCGGATGCACAAGCAGTTGAAGATAACGAAGAAGCTGTTGCAAAGAAAATACCCGGTGTTCCACATCGAAGTAAGTTTGCGGAAGGTATCATTCCTTTTGAAGACACGCCGGAGTTTACGGAGGTCGCTGAGGCAACAGGGGTTTACCTGAGGATTCGAAGCTTGCTCAAAGAATCCCCTCGAAATCAGGCGAAAAACAAGAAACTAAGTTCGTGA
- the rsrc2 gene encoding arginine/serine-rich coiled-coil protein 2 isoform X2 — protein METSKSPRSGKHHSRSRSRSRDKKRKSGEKKHRRSRSRSKEARRRDLDKTVRSHSRSEDTLHGSDKERERLSEDSGEERHRRKDKKSSRGRSPSRSRSRDRKHRSRSRDRRRSLSRSRERRSKSRERKRRPKSRSRSRSKHRQRSKSRSKSREKKKRVEKVKRKSHSRSASPVAFRGRNTAMDAQEALARRLERAKKLQEQKEKELLEKHQQQQQEIVAAAVAAAPLLCDNAPAAVSSPALNVAALLASGTQVTPQIAMAAQMAALQAKTLAETGIAVPSYYNPSAVNPMKFAEQEKKRKLLWQGKKEGDKSQTAELWEKLNFGNKDQNVKFRKLMGIKAEDDPSTGDLNEEGIKTLQQQEEMFRNLDVQYEMARSQTHTQRGMGLGFSTSFSSRGMDPV, from the exons GCACGGCGGAGGGACCTGGACAAGACGGTCAGATCGCACAGCCGGTCCGAGGACACGCTGCACGGTTCGGATAAAGAGCGCGAGAGGCTTTCAGAAGACAGCGGAGAGGAGCGACACCGGCGAAAGGACAAGAAGTCCTCCAGAGGAAGAAGCCCATCCAGATCACGCTCAAGGGACAG AAAGCATCGTAGTCGAAGTCGGGACAGAAGAAGGTCTCTGTCGCGCAGTCGCGAGAGGCGATCAAAGAGTCGCGAGAGGAAGAGACGACCCAAGTCCCGATCCAGATCGCGTTCCAAGCACAGGCAAAGGAGCAAGAGTCGCAGCAAAAGCAG agagaagaagaaaagggtTGAGAAGGTGAAAAGGAAGAGTCACAGTCGCTCTGCCAGTCCTGTGGCTTTCAGGGGCAGAAACACAGCTATGGATGCACAAGAGGCGTTGGCCAGGAG GTTGGAGAGAGCCAAAAAACttcaagaacagaaagagaaagagctgCTGGAAAAacaccaacagcagcagcaagagATCGTAGCAG cagcagtggcAGCAGCGCCGTTGCTCTGTGACAACGCCCCAGCTGCCGTCTCCAGTCCGGCGCTGAACGTGGCCGCGCTGCTTGCTTCTGGCACACAGGTCACACCACAGATCGCTATGGCAGCTCAGATGGCAGCGCTGCAGGCTAAAACACTGGCGGAGACGGGCATCGCTGTGCCGAGCTACTACAACCCCTCAGCGGTCAATCCCATGAAGTTTGCTGAacaggagaagaagaggaagctGTTATGGCAGGGGAAGAAGGAAGGG GATAAGTCCCAGACTGCAGAACTTTGGGAGAAGTTAAACTTCGGCAACAAAGACCAAAACGTGAAGTTCCGCAAACTGATGGGCATCAAA GCTGAAGACGACCCATCTACTGGAGACCTCAACGAGGAAGGCATAAAGACGCTGCAGCAGCAGGAAGAAATGTTCCGTAACCTGGACGTGCAGTACGAAATGGCACGCTCGCAGACGCACACGCAGAGGGGGATGGGCCTGGGCTTCTCCACGTCTTTCTCTTCGCGAGGGATGGACCCTGTCTGA
- the rsrc2 gene encoding arginine/serine-rich coiled-coil protein 2 isoform X3 produces MPTPGQARRRDLDKTVRSHSRSEDTLHGSDKERERLSEDSGEERHRRKDKKSSRGRSPSRSRSRDRKHRSRSRDRRRSLSRSRERRSKSRERKRRPKSRSRSRSKHRQRSKSRSKSREKKKRVEKVKRKSHSRSASPVAFRGRNTAMDAQEALARRLERAKKLQEQKEKELLEKHQQQQQEIVAAAAVAAAPLLCDNAPAAVSSPALNVAALLASGTQVTPQIAMAAQMAALQAKTLAETGIAVPSYYNPSAVNPMKFAEQEKKRKLLWQGKKEGDKSQTAELWEKLNFGNKDQNVKFRKLMGIKAEDDPSTGDLNEEGIKTLQQQEEMFRNLDVQYEMARSQTHTQRGMGLGFSTSFSSRGMDPV; encoded by the exons GCACGGCGGAGGGACCTGGACAAGACGGTCAGATCGCACAGCCGGTCCGAGGACACGCTGCACGGTTCGGATAAAGAGCGCGAGAGGCTTTCAGAAGACAGCGGAGAGGAGCGACACCGGCGAAAGGACAAGAAGTCCTCCAGAGGAAGAAGCCCATCCAGATCACGCTCAAGGGACAG AAAGCATCGTAGTCGAAGTCGGGACAGAAGAAGGTCTCTGTCGCGCAGTCGCGAGAGGCGATCAAAGAGTCGCGAGAGGAAGAGACGACCCAAGTCCCGATCCAGATCGCGTTCCAAGCACAGGCAAAGGAGCAAGAGTCGCAGCAAAAGCAG agagaagaagaaaagggtTGAGAAGGTGAAAAGGAAGAGTCACAGTCGCTCTGCCAGTCCTGTGGCTTTCAGGGGCAGAAACACAGCTATGGATGCACAAGAGGCGTTGGCCAGGAG GTTGGAGAGAGCCAAAAAACttcaagaacagaaagagaaagagctgCTGGAAAAacaccaacagcagcagcaagagATCGTAGCAG cagcagcagtggcAGCAGCGCCGTTGCTCTGTGACAACGCCCCAGCTGCCGTCTCCAGTCCGGCGCTGAACGTGGCCGCGCTGCTTGCTTCTGGCACACAGGTCACACCACAGATCGCTATGGCAGCTCAGATGGCAGCGCTGCAGGCTAAAACACTGGCGGAGACGGGCATCGCTGTGCCGAGCTACTACAACCCCTCAGCGGTCAATCCCATGAAGTTTGCTGAacaggagaagaagaggaagctGTTATGGCAGGGGAAGAAGGAAGGG GATAAGTCCCAGACTGCAGAACTTTGGGAGAAGTTAAACTTCGGCAACAAAGACCAAAACGTGAAGTTCCGCAAACTGATGGGCATCAAA GCTGAAGACGACCCATCTACTGGAGACCTCAACGAGGAAGGCATAAAGACGCTGCAGCAGCAGGAAGAAATGTTCCGTAACCTGGACGTGCAGTACGAAATGGCACGCTCGCAGACGCACACGCAGAGGGGGATGGGCCTGGGCTTCTCCACGTCTTTCTCTTCGCGAGGGATGGACCCTGTCTGA
- the si:ch211-110p13.9 gene encoding uncharacterized protein si:ch211-110p13.9, which produces MTTKSVSVTNLPYWESGKRRIRFLYLVGDDSFQVTKPSTNEVPAIPLFLGADLFLNTDVRTENHPRYHAKFAKRGLATKLAFSSDLRFQGLRVPCSSNSLWFYGVHGVFRVAFELYSRQEQLSVLESFQDLWKSRIDDDQLNSVYNIGIQLDTKPPKPSDQEKPVGVNHLSSDISVSTEDHLSSQETVEDLEEMTLESTSGQGDTSFSADHDYCSLAEPVESKHFSVLTERLYSLGNKVKRTSIVDKNQEETILKLLDYVDYWIDGQVDEEKLAEAVTVLLQTHFHGYSIYSSPLLQAVASWLGRQFHEANSSVSDQVEGFKIRNIEHIKDLPPAEDLATELFPEAMRNLLIHWMGLSEEAATWKRLSEYPIVLLILEFANHNLITGVAHVLYSSLICR; this is translated from the exons atgaCCACTAAGTCTGTCTCAGTCACCAACTTACCATACTGGGAAAGTGGCAAAAGGAGAATTCGATTCTTGTATCTAGTCGGTGACGATTCCTTTCAAGTGACCAAGCCAAGTACAAATGAG GTACCAGCGATCCCTCTGTTTCTTGGAGCTGATCTCTTTTTGAACACGGACGTCCGCACCGAGAACCATCCCAGGTACCACGCCAAGTTTGCAAAAAGGGGACTGGCGACCAAACTGGCGTTCTCCTCAG ACCTCAGGTTCCAAGGCTTACGAGTCCCTTGTTCCAGTAACAGTTTGTGGTTCTACGGTGTTCACGGGGTTTTTCGAGTCGCCTTTGAGCTTTACAGCAGACAAGAGCAGCTGTCAGTCTTGGAGTCGTTTCAG GATCTGTGGAAATCTCGGATCGACGATGATCAACTGAACTCGGTGTACAACATTGGAATCCAGCTCGACACGAAACCACCAAAACCCAGTGATCAAGAGAAACCAGTGGGAGTTAATCATTTATCTAGTGATATATCTGTATCTACTGAGGACCATTTAAGCTCTCAGGAGACAGTGGAAGACTTGGAGGAAATGACCTTAGAGTCAACATCTGGTCAAGGAGATACTTCCTTTTCTGCAGACCATGATTACTGCTCCCTGGCTGAACCAGTGGAGTCGAAACACTTTAGCGTACTGACAGAGAGACTTTATAGCCTAGGAAACAAGGTGAAACGCACATCAATTGTGGACAAGAACCAAGAAGAGACCATTTTGAAACTTCTGGATTATGTTGATTATTGGATTGATGGACAGGTAGATGAGGAAAAACTGGCAGAAGCAGTGACGGTCTTGCTTCAAACTCATTTTCATGGTTATTCCATCTATTCCAGTCCTTTACTACAGGCTGTGGCTAGCTGGCTGGGTCGACAGTTCCATGAAGCCAACAGCAGTGTGAGTGACCAGGTGGAAGGATTTAAGATAAGAAATATTGAACACATTAAAGACCTGCCTCCAGCAGAAGATCTAGCAACCGAGCTCTTCCCTGAGGCCATGAGGAACCTGCTGATACACTGGATGGGCCTCAGCGAAGAAGCAGCAACATGGAAAAGGCTCAGTGAATATCCCATTGTTTTGCTCATACTGGAGTTTGCCAACCATAACCTCATCACAGGTGTGGCTCATGTCTTGTATTCCAGTCTAATATGCAGGTAG
- the rsrc2 gene encoding arginine/serine-rich coiled-coil protein 2 isoform X1, whose translation METSKSPRSGKHHSRSRSRSRDKKRKSGEKKHRRSRSRSKEARRRDLDKTVRSHSRSEDTLHGSDKERERLSEDSGEERHRRKDKKSSRGRSPSRSRSRDRKHRSRSRDRRRSLSRSRERRSKSRERKRRPKSRSRSRSKHRQRSKSRSKSREKKKRVEKVKRKSHSRSASPVAFRGRNTAMDAQEALARRLERAKKLQEQKEKELLEKHQQQQQEIVAAAAVAAAPLLCDNAPAAVSSPALNVAALLASGTQVTPQIAMAAQMAALQAKTLAETGIAVPSYYNPSAVNPMKFAEQEKKRKLLWQGKKEGDKSQTAELWEKLNFGNKDQNVKFRKLMGIKAEDDPSTGDLNEEGIKTLQQQEEMFRNLDVQYEMARSQTHTQRGMGLGFSTSFSSRGMDPV comes from the exons GCACGGCGGAGGGACCTGGACAAGACGGTCAGATCGCACAGCCGGTCCGAGGACACGCTGCACGGTTCGGATAAAGAGCGCGAGAGGCTTTCAGAAGACAGCGGAGAGGAGCGACACCGGCGAAAGGACAAGAAGTCCTCCAGAGGAAGAAGCCCATCCAGATCACGCTCAAGGGACAG AAAGCATCGTAGTCGAAGTCGGGACAGAAGAAGGTCTCTGTCGCGCAGTCGCGAGAGGCGATCAAAGAGTCGCGAGAGGAAGAGACGACCCAAGTCCCGATCCAGATCGCGTTCCAAGCACAGGCAAAGGAGCAAGAGTCGCAGCAAAAGCAG agagaagaagaaaagggtTGAGAAGGTGAAAAGGAAGAGTCACAGTCGCTCTGCCAGTCCTGTGGCTTTCAGGGGCAGAAACACAGCTATGGATGCACAAGAGGCGTTGGCCAGGAG GTTGGAGAGAGCCAAAAAACttcaagaacagaaagagaaagagctgCTGGAAAAacaccaacagcagcagcaagagATCGTAGCAG cagcagcagtggcAGCAGCGCCGTTGCTCTGTGACAACGCCCCAGCTGCCGTCTCCAGTCCGGCGCTGAACGTGGCCGCGCTGCTTGCTTCTGGCACACAGGTCACACCACAGATCGCTATGGCAGCTCAGATGGCAGCGCTGCAGGCTAAAACACTGGCGGAGACGGGCATCGCTGTGCCGAGCTACTACAACCCCTCAGCGGTCAATCCCATGAAGTTTGCTGAacaggagaagaagaggaagctGTTATGGCAGGGGAAGAAGGAAGGG GATAAGTCCCAGACTGCAGAACTTTGGGAGAAGTTAAACTTCGGCAACAAAGACCAAAACGTGAAGTTCCGCAAACTGATGGGCATCAAA GCTGAAGACGACCCATCTACTGGAGACCTCAACGAGGAAGGCATAAAGACGCTGCAGCAGCAGGAAGAAATGTTCCGTAACCTGGACGTGCAGTACGAAATGGCACGCTCGCAGACGCACACGCAGAGGGGGATGGGCCTGGGCTTCTCCACGTCTTTCTCTTCGCGAGGGATGGACCCTGTCTGA